GAGACGGGGGGCGAAGGTGGCCCGCGCGTGGTCCTGCGGCTGCTCCTCCAGCGTGCCCGCGTCCATCATCTCCAGGGCTCGCACCAGCCCGCCGCCGCCCATCCGCGCCAGCCGCTCGTAGAGTTCGCCGGCGGTCTCGTCGGAGAGGATGTCCGTCCTTTCCTGCCGCAGGATGGGACCGGCGTCCATGGCTTTCACCATGCGCATGATCGTGACTCCCGTAACCGGGTGGCCGCGCGCGATGGCCCAGTGCACCGGGGCCGCGCCTCTCAGTGCGGGGAGCAGGGAAGCGTGCACGTTGATCGACCCGAGGGCGGGGAGATCCAGCGCCTCGCGGCTCAGGAAGTGCCCGTACGCGGCGACCACCGAGAGGTCCGGCCGGAGGCCCCGCATGCGCGCCAGGAAGGCGGGGCGGCCCGGGCGCCCGGGGGTGAAGACCGGGTATTCCGCGGCGAGGGCGGCTTCCTTCACGGGCGTGGGCCGCGGGCGCCGTCCGCGGCCCGCCCGGCGGTCGGGCTGTGTCACCACGCCCACGATCTCATGGCCTGCATCGGCCAGGCTTCGGAGGGAGGGAAGGGCGAAGATCGCCGTTCCCCAGAAGAGAACCCTCACGGCTCCGCGGCTTCGGCCTGCAGCTTCCTCCACTTCTTGAGCAGCAGCTGCCGCTTGAGGGGACTCAGCCGATCGACGAAGAGCACGCCGTCCAGGTGGTCGATCTCGTGCTGCAGGGCGCGCGCGAACAGGCCCTCCGCCTCGAGTCGCACACCCTTTCCCTCCGGGTCCGTGCCGTCCACCACAACCGATACCGGGCGTTGCACGACCGCCTCCACCCCGGGGATGCTCAGGCACCCCTCCGTCTGCTTGTCCTTCTTCGCCGTCCAACTCGCCAGCCGGGGATTCACCAGCGCTACGGGGTTCGACTCGTCGGACTCCTCCGCCACGTCCAGCACGATGACGCGCCGGGAGATGCCGACCTGCGGCGCCGCCAGCCCGATGCCCTTGGCGTCGTACATCGTCTCGAACATGTCGCGCACCAGCGCGCGCACCTCGTCATCGACGTCGTCGACCGGGTCCGCCGGACGCCGCAAAACCTCGCTGCCGTACAGCTCGATCCTGCGCAGAGCCATCCCGATACGGCTACGAGTCCCGCGGGTTTGTGAGCGTCGCGATCTTCGAGCGCTCGATCACGAGACGGGTGTTTTCCGCAGTCACGATGGTGAGGTGCTGTTCCTGGGCGTGAATCACCTTGCCCACGATCCCGCCCGCGGTCACCACCCGGTCCCCCTTCTTGAGCGCCGCCACCATTGCACGGTGACGCTGCTGCTCCTTGCGCTGCGGCCTGATCAGCAGGAAGTAGAAGATCGCGATGATCGCGATCAACTGGATGAAGAAGACGAAGCCGCCTCCCCCGCCCTGGGGCACCCCCAGAAGAGGTGACGGCAGGAGCGGCTGGGCCGATATCGCGATCCAGAGTGCCAAGATGCGTTCCTCCGATGATGCGCCGGCCCGGGGCCGGTGGTTGATGTTCTATTTCTTCGTCCGCGCTCTACGATACCGGAGCAGCCATTCCGCGCGCCACAGCGGGAAGGAGCCGTCGATGATCCGGCGCCTGGCCTCGCTCGCCAGCTGCACCAGAAAACTCAGGTTGTGGATGGAGATCAGCCGCTGGGCCAGCCCCTCGCCCGCAACCAGCAGATGGCGCAGGTATGCACGATCGAACCGCCGGCAAGTATAGCATGTGCAGGCAGGGTCGAGGGGATCCGTGTCGGTCCGGAAGCGCGCGCCCTTCATGTTCACCTGGCCCTCGC
This genomic stretch from Gammaproteobacteria bacterium harbors:
- the fmt gene encoding methionyl-tRNA formyltransferase, with translation MRVLFWGTAIFALPSLRSLADAGHEIVGVVTQPDRRAGRGRRPRPTPVKEAALAAEYPVFTPGRPGRPAFLARMRGLRPDLSVVAAYGHFLSREALDLPALGSINVHASLLPALRGAAPVHWAIARGHPVTGVTIMRMVKAMDAGPILRQERTDILSDETAGELYERLARMGGGGLVRALEMMDAGTLEEQPQDHARATFAPRLSRRDARLQWARPAVEVARWMRAMDPAPGAWSELEGSPLKLFRPRVVHGGAATGPEDPEPGTVIGADPGKGFRVAAGEGSVEVGEVQPAGKRRMPARDWLRGRAGRAGQRLR
- the def gene encoding peptide deformylase → MALRRIELYGSEVLRRPADPVDDVDDEVRALVRDMFETMYDAKGIGLAAPQVGISRRVIVLDVAEESDESNPVALVNPRLASWTAKKDKQTEGCLSIPGVEAVVQRPVSVVVDGTDPEGKGVRLEAEGLFARALQHEIDHLDGVLFVDRLSPLKRQLLLKKWRKLQAEAAEP
- the yajC gene encoding preprotein translocase subunit YajC — its product is MALWIAISAQPLLPSPLLGVPQGGGGGFVFFIQLIAIIAIFYFLLIRPQRKEQQRHRAMVAALKKGDRVVTAGGIVGKVIHAQEQHLTIVTAENTRLVIERSKIATLTNPRDS